One Algoriphagus sp. Y33 genomic window, ACCTCAAATCCCTGTACTCCCTGCAGTGTAAAGGAAAAATCCACATTCCGGAACGAGAACCTATTTGTCATTCCATAGGTAAAATCAGGAAAAGGATCACCTAAAATCGTTCTGTCATCGGTATTGATAATCCCGTCACCATTGACATCGGCAAATTTCAATCTCCCTGGAATGGACTGAACAGTTCCATCGCCGTTCAATACTACCGCACTGTTTTCAACATCTTCCTGATTTTGATAAACGCCGACTACCTGATAACCATAAAAACTTCCGGGGACAGAACCGATCTGTGTAATATGTGTTGGTGAAGAGGAGGAAGTTGCCTGTCTGGAAATAATCGGTGACCCGTCCGGCCCCAATGCCATCACCTCAATCTGATTAAAAGCAATATTAAAATCTGTTGTCCAGGTAAAATCAGACACCAGGTTTCTGCTGGTCAGTGTAAATTCAATTCCTTTATTCTTAATCTCCCCTATATTCTGCAATGCATTGGTATAGCCAGTAAGAGTAGGCACCGGAACATTCAACAATAAATCAGAAGTACGTTTGATGTAATAATCTGCCGCCAGGTAAATCCTGTTTTGAAATACACCTAGTTCCAACCCAAAATCGAGTTGTTTGTTTTTCTCCCATCCCAACGTGGAGTTGGGAATATTCGCCAATCTCATGCCGTTGCTGATACTGGTACCCAGTGGATAATTCTCTATGGCGGTCAGACCGATTGCACCATAGTTAGAAATGAAATTATTACCTGTCAGACCGTAACTGGCACGTAGTCTAAGTTCCGACAACCAGCTTACCTGATTCAGGAAATTCTCTTCTGAAAGCCTCCATCCAAGTGATAGGGATGGAAATGCTCCCCATCGGTTATCAGATCCGAACCTGGACGAACCGTCCTGTCGGAAAGTTGCAGTTAAAAGATAACGATCATCATAATTGTAATTCAATCGTGCCAAATATGACAATATGGACCACTCTTCCTCAGTATTCAGTGCCCGGGTAATCAATCCTGCAGCATTTGTTGTTCTTATATTGTCATTTGCGAAATTTGTCCCAGTGATCTGACTGGCCTCTAGTTTCTCTTTTTGTACCGTATATCCAAGAACGGCATCAAATGTATGCTTGCCCAACGTCTTCCCATAGCTTAGCGTAAATTCGCCAAGCCAGTTTACCGTCTGTGCCGTATTATTGGATCCCACGGCGGGCCGGGTAAGATTGACACTGTTTGGATTGATAATGGAAGAACTGAAAATATCCTCTCTAAAGCTTCTGATATCTGTGCCTACCAAAGCTTTGAACATAAGGTTATCGACCAGACTAATCTCAGTAAAGGCTGTGCCCAGCAATCTCAGGTTTTTTTGCTGATGAAAATATTCCCTGGCAATTTTTACCGGATTATCTACCTCCGAGGTCCCAATTCCCTGTCCGGTTATCTTGGTATAGTTACCTTCTGAATCGTAGGGAGTCAAATGTGGGCCGGCCGTAATTGCGGATTGGATTATCCCACCCCCTTGCCAGTTTCCTTCGGCCAGTGACTGATTGGAAAAAGTATACGATGGAGTAATGTTCACACCCACTTTTACGCGATCGTTCATCTGGGATTCCACATTTACTCTAAAGGAATACCGTTTCAAATCCGAATTTATGATCACACCTTCCTGCTCCAAGTACCCTCCGGAAATAAAGTACCTGGTTTTAGCATTTCCTCCCGAAAAGTTAAGGCGGTAATCACTCATACGTGCGGTACGAAAAACAGCATCTTGCCAGTTTGTGCCTTTCCCCAAACTTTGTGGATTTTCAAACCCTTCAGGAATCAGGTACATG contains:
- a CDS encoding TonB-dependent receptor, giving the protein MKKILPLIVMSIKLVARGIFMLCISLNPLLANTSKAQVKSIDEVFLKLEKQPKSLVQFFNEIEKKTEFKFFYTYVAVKSDSAISYLEEYESVENHLINIASQTELRFKQVNNAISVIRNPTQDNSLLVKRSDEENITGTVKDSLGEPMPGVSVLVKGTSEGTVTELDGSFSIDANPGQTLLFSFIGYKRKEILIDSDFVLQVMMEEEENSLDEFVVVGYGTVKKKDITGAVSAIESEELKDQPIVSIDQAIAGRLAGVVVTQATGAPGGGASVRIRGAGSLSAGNEPLYVVDGFPVTNDFDQRNNPLNTINPADIDNIQVLKDASATAIYGSRGSNGVVLITTKSGKEGQAKIELNVSSGFQQVEKTLDVLNASEFATYINEARNNAWVNSGPGRSASDPNADRIQNVMYLIPEGFENPQSLGKGTNWQDAVFRTARMSDYRLNFSGGNAKTRYFISGGYLEQEGVIINSDLKRYSFRVNVESQMNDRVKVGVNITPSYTFSNQSLAEGNWQGGGIIQSAITAGPHLTPYDSEGNYTKITGQGIGTSEVDNPVKIAREYFHQQKNLRLLGTAFTEISLVDNLMFKALVGTDIRSFREDIFSSSIINPNSVNLTRPAVGSNNTAQTVNWLGEFTLSYGKTLGKHTFDAVLGYTVQKEKLEASQITGTNFANDNIRTTNAAGLITRALNTEEEWSILSYLARLNYNYDDRYLLTATFRQDGSSRFGSDNRWGAFPSLSLGWRLSEENFLNQVSWLSELRLRASYGLTGNNFISNYGAIGLTAIENYPLGTSISNGMRLANIPNSTLGWEKNKQLDFGLELGVFQNRIYLAADYYIKRTSDLLLNVPVPTLTGYTNALQNIGEIKNKGIEFTLTSRNLVSDFTWTTDFNIAFNQIEVMALGPDGSPIISRQATSSSSPTHITQIGSVPGSFYGYQVVGVYQNQEDVENSAVVLNGDGTVQSIPGRLKFADVNGDGIINTDDRTILGDPFPDFTYGMTNRFSFRNVDFSFTLQGVQGFEVLNLARRYYGNYAGSYNVLRSASNGWKSEADRGDGSSPMIDRNFNAYAGSNVVNNVTSQFVEDGSFLRIRNITLGYTFPATILERIKVSNARLNFTVQNAYTFTKYEGFNPEVSAQGGNPLVPGVDAGGYPLARTYMLGLTIGF